GTCTCAGGAGATAGTCTGGTCATGCCCTCCGAGTGGAAGACGTTGCCCTGTACCCCGATCATCATAAACAACGACGCTGGCCTTTTCTTCTGCTACAACGCAGGATCTACTTACAGCGGCATGGTGGGGGCCATCACCATAGACACTTCAAAAGGCAACGGTATCGAGGGGCCTTTCCCAGCCATCTACGACTCGGGGGTGTTCTGCGGAGTCCGTGCCACAGGAGGGGAAAAACTCCATGTCCTTGGCTCTCCCACCAACCCCGCAGGGACCATCACGATGCAGTTGTTTTCCCCAGAGGTTCCCATTCCGGTGGATTCAGTCAGTGGCGGTCCTGTCGTTACCGACCTGTTCGCCTACAACTCCGAAGAAATCCGAGGCAGCGTTGAGGGGCTTTTAGCCGCAAGGGAGAATCTGCCTGTAGGGTCCGTCGGCTGGTTAGATGGCAATCGGTATCGGGTCCATCTCCCAGGCCGTATGCTCCAGATAGGGTAGGGTAGAGCGATGCCTACATACAAAAACGAAAAGCCCTACACCATAACCTGGCGTAGGCGGTGCTGGTCTCCTGGGGAGAGCAAGGGGATACCCTTCTTTCTCCCCGAGGAGTTAGGGCTGACGCAGGTTTCCGACGATCCTGTCCCTCCCTCTCAGATCCTCTTTTCCGGAGAGGTGACGGTGGATGCCGAGGGGGCGGTGGATATCCCAGTGCCGTACTGCCGTAGCCTGTACATCCAGGCCCTCACCGAGGGAGAGGACAAAGCGGAGATCCATCTGGGAGGTAAGGCGGTGGTCCTGAACGAAAGATACGGCATGGATCTTGTCATGGAGTGGGACCGCCTGGGAACCATAAAGCTCACGTCTACCCAGGGGGCTGTGGTGAGTTTGCTTTTGGTGGAGGTGATCTGATGGGCCGGATATTGAAGACAGGGGGAGGAGGCAAGGTAGACCTCAGCCCTATAGAGGGCCAGCTGGCAGGGCTGAGCGGCAAGATGGACCGAATATGGGAACAGATAAAGACGCCTGGAGCACCGCCGGCAACGACGGTTACTTTGCTCCGGGCGTTTGCTATTGCTACGCCAGATCCAGAGGAGGGGTAAGTATGGATAAGCTGTCTAAGAATTTCAGGCGGAAGGAGTTTGAATGTAGGTGCGGTTGTGGGCATGACAACGTGTCCCCTGTCTTGGTGGATCTGCTCCAGGAGATTCGGGATCTTCTGGACCGACCTATCGTCATTCATTCGGGCTGTAGATGTGAGTTGCACAACAAAAAAGTGGGCGGCGTCTCAAACTCCGCCCATGTCTCAGGTGAGGCGGCGGATATCTACGTCCCCGGCTGGGAGGCAAAAACTCTCGGAGGTCGGATAAAGAGGCTCCGAGAGGCTGGCCACCTCCGAGATCTTACCTACTGCTACCTTCCTGGACGTATGACTGTCCACGTAGGGGTGGACCGCAAGCCACGTAGTCGCATCTTCGGGTGGTAGTTATGCCCTGGAGGAGCATCGACCTGGCCGACTTTTTTCAGTCTGTCCTGGAGTGGGTTATCGTGGTGTTTCTGTCCCTCTTCGGCGGAGGTGTCCGATCCTGTCTCAGGCCGGATGAACACCGAAAGACCGTGGCGGTGGCTATGGTCTCTGTCTTCGCAGGGGTCATCACCTACAAGATAGCCAGGGCTGGGGGATGCTCCCAGGATCTCAGTGCTGGTCTGGCGGGACTGGCCGGTTTAGCCGGGGATGAGCTATGTCGGTCGATACTGAAGCTAGGTTCTGCCATTCGAGACGATCCCCTGGGCTTTCTGGATAGGATGAGGAGGGGTAAATGTGATGATAAATGACTGGCTGAACGGTGTTGGGGTGGCCGTGGCCATGTTGCTGGTGTATCAGGGGGTGAAGAGTCCAAGACAGGCAGGGTCGCTTTTGGCCCTGCCGACTCTTTGCGCTCTGGCCTATATCGCCCTGATGGCCGAGTGGGGCCTTACAGGGATGAGTCAGTCTATAGGGGATCTGAGGGATATCGCCTGGTCCCTTGTGGAGATAGGGTTCATGGTCGGCCTTTTCGGGATTATCCGGGACCATCACCGTAATGTGGTGACCTTACAGAGACAGGTGGATGGGTTGCTTACCCGGATGAAGCGTGAGGGCCTGAAGTGTCGAGAGCACGAAAGGAGCGAGTTCAATAATGGAAGAATGGTTTAAGGAGAACATACAGTCCTGCGACGTCCTGGCTCTGGTGGCCTTGCTCATAGTGGCCATAGCGGTCTGTATAGGAGCAGCGGAGCCCAGCCTTTTAAAGGAGGCGGTGATTGCGGTTTTTGCTTTTATCTCTAAGTCTGCCCTCCCCGGTGGAGTTCGTCGACCGGAGGATGGCGCAATGCTTAAGAGGTAGGTATAGGACAGCCCTCTCAGGTGGTCGCCTGGGAGGGCTGCTTTTTTTGCACTTTCGCTTATAATAAGGAAGAAAGATTGAAGTGTAAACGCATTGATCATAACTGACTTTTGCTTGACCGGACACAATACCGTACATAATTGATTATATTAAAAGCCTGCTGGGCGTTGCTATCATTGGCTTTGAGCCTTGTCATAATGGCGGACGCCGGGCGCGCCACTTGCTTTAACAAGATCTGCGAAATTCTCAAGGCCCGCCTAATGGCGGGCCTTTGTCTTTGGGGTATCGACCTTTGCTCTCTCTAAATGTTGTATAATCGGTTGGTCGCAGTGACCTTCGACAACAGGGGGGACGTAGCTTGAAAAATATCAATATAATCATAGCCTGTGTTTCCATTTTGACCCTTGTGGCGGTAGGGGTCGTTTTAAAGGCCGCCCAGAGCGTTATCCTGCCTTTCGTCATAGCCTGGCTTTTATCCTATATATTTGGCCCTGTGGTTCGATTTATGGCGAGACGAAGGGTTCCCGCCGCCTTTTCAGTGATTCTGGTTCTATCCATTCTCCTAGGGGTCTTTTATGTCGGTATATTTTTTCTCAATACCCGTATAGTGGCTTTTGCGGCGGCCTACCCGAGATATTACGATCAGCTGATAGTTTTGACCAAGAGCTTTACGGGGAACGCCCTCTTTCCACCGGATTTTTGGGATAGCATCAACTGGGGAGAGAGAATAGGAAAATATCTTCTTTCCGTCTCCGGTTCCCTCGTATCGCTTATGTCCAATCTGGTCCTTGTGGTGGTATTCCTCGTGTTCATGCTGTTAGGAAGTCCGTTTTTTGAGTTCAAGATAAAAAAAGCCTTCTCCGAGGGTTATGGTGCCATGATAACGTCGATTTTAAAGACTATATCCTCTCAGATAGGCAGATATCTAACGCTCCAGTTCTTGATCAGTATGGTAACCGGGTTCTGCGTATGGTTGGCTTTATCATACCTGAGGGTGGATTTCGCCGTTACCTGGGGTGTTGTCGCTTTTGCCCTTAACTTCATACCGACCATAGGGTCTATCGTGGCGTCGATTCCCCCTATACTGCTGGCGTTGGTCCAGTATTATCCCAACACCTTTCCCGCTATAGGGGCAGCTGTGGCTTTGGTGATGATCCAGATGGCCATAGGGAACGTTATAACCCCTAAGGTCATGGGGGACAGTCTGGACCTCAGCCCGGTGGTCATCCTTATATCCCTTTTCTTCTGGGGCTGGCTATGGGGAGTGGTGGGAGCCCTTCTATCGGTGCCTATCGCGGCGATAATAAAGATAATATGCGAGAACGTAGATTCCCTTAAGGTCATAGGTATCATGATGGGATCGGGAAGACCGTATCGTAACGAACTGGAAAAGGTTTAAGGAGGGTGATCTGCGGTGAAAGCAGTTGTAAGAGATATAGACTGGAAGGAAGGCAAAAAACTACGTCTGTCTTTGGACAGGCCCTGCCCTATGCACCCTGAAGGGGGAGGGCAGCCAGGGGATTCTGGTTTCCTGTCCTGGGATGGTGGAAAAGCCAATGTGACTAATACCCTGAAGGGTAACCATCTATCCCCGATTTTAGAGGTAACCCTCCAAAAGGGGGAGCTTATCTCTGGGATGGAGGTCGAACTAGAGAGGGACGAGAATAGAAATTGCGTCCTGTCCAGGATGCACTCGGCGGAGCACGTTCTGTCAAAGGTCATGGAGACTCTGAAGCCCGGTTTGTCCGTCTATAAGGTGGCGGTCGGAGAGGAAAGGACGGGGGTTTACTTCCGGTACGACGGCCCGGTCGACTGGGATTTCGCCTTTTTGGCGGAGCAAGAGGCTCGAGCTGTGGTGGCCTCGGCGATGCCGGTGGAGATTCTAGAACTTTCGGTGGACGAGGCTCGCTCACTGGAGGGCCTTAAGGCCCGGTGGGAGAGGCTTGAGGACGAGGTAGTTAGGGTCGTCAAAATCCCGAATTTTGACCTTATAGCCTGCTCCGGTAGCCACGTTTCAGACACATCTCAGATCGGCGATATTTGCGTGGAGTCCGTAAAGGGGTCCTCTCCTGAATGGGAGATAGTTTTCTCCCTGGGAGATCGCTTTTCCATGTACAGCAGGGAGATGCGTCGGCTTGTATCTCGACTTAACTGCTCTCCCGACGAGCTGGGGAAGATATTTGACCGACTCAGTGAGGAAAACCGCCTTTTAGGTAAACAGCTCTCTAAGGTCGCTCCCTATGTGGAGTTGCCCTGGGAGGAGTCGGTCGTAAAGGGAGTCGACGTCAGCTACTGCGCCCCTGTAGGGCTTCCGGCGGATATGCTGTCCGCCTGTGGAAGAAAAAAGATAGCCCAGTCCTCTGAGGTGGTTTTGATAATCTGCGATGACGGAGGTCAGGGACCTGTTCCCTTTATGCTGTGGCAAAGCGACGAGAAGCTCGACCCTAAGGCTCTTTTGGCCGTTCCCGATCTTGAGGCCAGAGGGGGAGGAAGAGGGGGCTCTATCTCCGGTCGCACAGGATGCCGTTCCCTGGAGAGATGGCTTAAAGCAATAGACTCAGTTATGTAGAATTGAGAAAAGGAGAGTGCGAGTTTTGTGGAAAAAGATGTTTATCGGTGACAGTGAAGCTAAAGAGGACGAAGTCTCTCTGGATATATTGACCGATATGGAGGACGAGCTGGAAAAAGAGGTAGAGATAACCGTTCGCCTTAAGTTTAACTCCGAAGGTCAGATAGGAAGGGCCGCTATGCTTCTAGCCTCCACTTTGACCAAGTCGGAGGAGGACTCCATCAAATCGCAGCTGAGCGAACTGGGATGGAGATGCGTCGCTACGGAGGTAGGAGGCGTCTTTGGCGATCTGCCCCAAAAAACCACCAGGGCTTTGGTTGGTGCGGCGTTAAACGGCAAGGTTATAGATAAGGATCAAGGGGAGATGCATGCCTTAATGCACGCCGCTTTTGAGGCTCTGGACGCCTTTATCCCCTCCGGTCTTCTGGAGGCCAGTGTAGGGGCCAAAATAGCCATAGTGAGAAACAGTCGGTGGATATCGGTAGCGGTGATGGGAGATACCGCCTATCACGCTGTGGCCCACCACGAGAGATTTGGCCTTGGAGTAATGCATATCTGATTTTCTCCTTGATAAAAAGCCCCAACTGTGATAAATTTCCACATTGGAATGTCCTCGATTTTCGCCAGAAACGATACAGCGGACCTCTAAGGGCTTCAGGAATCAACCGTTTATAGACAACGAACCTATTTATAGAGAGGAGGAAGGCTGTCTGACCCTATAGTGAGTACATAGGTATTTGACAGCCTGAAAGACATGAAAAAAGATATTCACCCTAATTACAGCGTATGTAAGGTCTCCTGCGCCTGTGGAAACAACTTCGAGACCCAGGGCACGGTGGAAGAGATAAAAGTAGGTGTTTGCTCCGCCTGTCACCCCTTCTACACAGG
The uncultured Dethiosulfovibrio sp. genome window above contains:
- a CDS encoding D-Ala-D-Ala carboxypeptidase family metallohydrolase, producing the protein MDKLSKNFRRKEFECRCGCGHDNVSPVLVDLLQEIRDLLDRPIVIHSGCRCELHNKKVGGVSNSAHVSGEAADIYVPGWEAKTLGGRIKRLREAGHLRDLTYCYLPGRMTVHVGVDRKPRSRIFGW
- a CDS encoding phage holin family protein, whose protein sequence is MPWRSIDLADFFQSVLEWVIVVFLSLFGGGVRSCLRPDEHRKTVAVAMVSVFAGVITYKIARAGGCSQDLSAGLAGLAGLAGDELCRSILKLGSAIRDDPLGFLDRMRRGKCDDK
- a CDS encoding AI-2E family transporter, yielding MKNINIIIACVSILTLVAVGVVLKAAQSVILPFVIAWLLSYIFGPVVRFMARRRVPAAFSVILVLSILLGVFYVGIFFLNTRIVAFAAAYPRYYDQLIVLTKSFTGNALFPPDFWDSINWGERIGKYLLSVSGSLVSLMSNLVLVVVFLVFMLLGSPFFEFKIKKAFSEGYGAMITSILKTISSQIGRYLTLQFLISMVTGFCVWLALSYLRVDFAVTWGVVAFALNFIPTIGSIVASIPPILLALVQYYPNTFPAIGAAVALVMIQMAIGNVITPKVMGDSLDLSPVVILISLFFWGWLWGVVGALLSVPIAAIIKIICENVDSLKVIGIMMGSGRPYRNELEKV
- a CDS encoding alanyl-tRNA editing protein: MKAVVRDIDWKEGKKLRLSLDRPCPMHPEGGGQPGDSGFLSWDGGKANVTNTLKGNHLSPILEVTLQKGELISGMEVELERDENRNCVLSRMHSAEHVLSKVMETLKPGLSVYKVAVGEERTGVYFRYDGPVDWDFAFLAEQEARAVVASAMPVEILELSVDEARSLEGLKARWERLEDEVVRVVKIPNFDLIACSGSHVSDTSQIGDICVESVKGSSPEWEIVFSLGDRFSMYSREMRRLVSRLNCSPDELGKIFDRLSEENRLLGKQLSKVAPYVELPWEESVVKGVDVSYCAPVGLPADMLSACGRKKIAQSSEVVLIICDDGGQGPVPFMLWQSDEKLDPKALLAVPDLEARGGGRGGSISGRTGCRSLERWLKAIDSVM
- a CDS encoding HutP family protein; the protein is MWKKMFIGDSEAKEDEVSLDILTDMEDELEKEVEITVRLKFNSEGQIGRAAMLLASTLTKSEEDSIKSQLSELGWRCVATEVGGVFGDLPQKTTRALVGAALNGKVIDKDQGEMHALMHAAFEALDAFIPSGLLEASVGAKIAIVRNSRWISVAVMGDTAYHAVAHHERFGLGVMHI
- the rpmE gene encoding 50S ribosomal protein L31, which gives rise to MKKDIHPNYSVCKVSCACGNNFETQGTVEEIKVGVCSACHPFYTGKKGMVLEAGRLEKFNKKYAGVNYGQKEATE